The Candidatus Margulisiibacteriota bacterium region TTAGGTTCTTTCTTAAATAAGTTGCAATAATTTAGAAAAAGCCAATAAACAAAAGGGCTCTGGAAGAATTATAATATTTCACGTAAACTTTAAATATTATGGATAAAAAAACACTCAATAAATTAATAAATTTACCTGGATATGAAGTAGAAGAAATACTATTTTTTAATGACGAAGAACTCCATTTATTAATGGGACCTTCTAAGAAAAATATTGCGATTTGTTCGTTTTGTAAAAAACCTCATATTCAAGGATATCATAGCGAAGAAATAGCAATTGCCGAAGACCATAGCATATCTGGACGAAGAGTATATTTGCACATAAGAAAACGCAAATATCGTTGCCCAGAAGACAAGCGAATCCACGTAGAGGATACGCCTTGGTTGAAATTATTTGCCAGAATAACAAATCGATATGTAAAACAAATAAACAGGCTGACGGCAATTACTACAAATCAAGAAGCTGGTTGGTATTTAGGTTTAAATGATGAGGTCGTTTATAGAGCTGATAAACGAGCATTAGAAGAGCAAGCGAAAGAAAAGTTAGACCCTATACCTGCAGGAATTCATTTAAGTGTTGATGAAGTTAGTTATAAAAAATATCATCGTTACTTAACTAATGTGATTGATACTGATCGTAAGTTAGTTATTTGGAATGCAAAAGGTAGAAAGGCTGAAATTTTAGACCAATACTATCAAGGAATTGGTAAGGTAAATTGCGAAAAAATTGAATCAGTGGCTATGGATGGAGCCAGAACATACATTAGTTCGACAACTCGGCATGCAGTTAATGCCTTAATTGTTTATGATAAATTCCATTTAGCTCAGAAGCTCAATAATACTGTTGATGAAGTGAGGAAACTGGAGCTGGCGAAGGCAAAAAAAAACGATAACGATGAATTGGCAGAAATGATGGGATGCAAGCAAAGATTTATTCTATTGAAAAATAAAGATAATTTAACCAGCACACAAGCTAATAATCTTGAGAAAATTTGCCAAATTAACAAGCCAATATATGAGGCGATGTTGCTAAAAGAGACCTTTTTACAAATATATTCTATGGGTGATAATTTTGTTGATATAACTAATCATTTATTAGATTGGTTTATTCAAGCTAGTAATAGCAACAGTAAACCTTTTCAGCTGTTAGCAAATAAGCTTTTTGAGAAAATTGCCTATATTTTAAACTGGTTTAAACAAAAAATTAGTTCAGCTATTTCGGAGGGGTTTAACAATAAAATTAAACGTTTAAAAAGGATGGCTTATGGGTACAAAGATATTGATTATTTTCGATTAACAATTCACCAACATTGTGGTCTATTAAATCCTAGACTTGCAACTTAAATAAGAAAGAACCACAAAAAAGCTGGATAACATACCTCAACTATACTTTTCAACTACCTCCAAAAATACCATTCCATATTTATTAAGCTTGTAATCTCCAACTCCAGAGATACTAGCCATTTCCTTCATAGTTTTCGGCTTTTTATCAGCCATATCAATTAAGGATTTATCACTAAAAATAATATATGGTGGCATGTTTTCTTGTTTAGCAAAAGAAAGCCTAAGTTTCTTAAGTTCATTAAATAAATTAATATCCTCGCTTGCTGTTAGAGAAGTTTTGTTGATGGTGTTGTTTCGCTTATTCTTTGTTTTGCTTTCTAAAATATATTTTCTTAATTCAACCTTTTCCCCACCATCTTTCAACATCTTCATTGTTTTAGCATTGGTTCTTAAGGAGGAATATTGCATATCAATATCAATGTATCCTAAAATAACTAGCTGTCTGATTATAGACCTCCATTGAGCATCGCTAACATCCGCACCTATGCCAAAGGTGCTTAGCTTGTCATGCTGGAAATTTCTTATTTTCTCATCTGCCTTACCAATTAAAATATTAACAATATGCCCTACTCCAAAGCCATACCTCTCTGTTTGTGCTCGATAAATACAAGACAAAGCTTTCTGGGCATCAATCGTTGCATCATAAGTAACTGGAGGTTCATTGCAATTATCACAATTATTGCATTTATGTTTTGACTCTTCACCAAAATATTCTAACAAAATTGTTCTTCTACAATGAATTGCCTCAACATAAGCAATTAGTGAATTCAATTTTTGATGTTCAAGACGTTTCTGAGACTGCGGCGACTCAGAGTTTTCAATAAATTGACGTAACTGAACTATGTCCTTTAACCCATAAACCATCCAGGCATCAGCAGGCAGGCCATCTCGACCAGCACGACCTGTCTCTTGATAATAGGCTTCAACACTTTTTGGCAAATCAAGATGCGCAACAAATCTAACATCTGGCTTATCAATGCCCATACCAAAAGCAATCGTTGCTACCATAATAACTGCTTCTTCTTTGATAAATCTTTCTTGATTTATTGTTCGTGTTTTATTATCCATACCCGCATGATAAGGAAGCACATCAAATCCTTCTTTTTTCAAAAACTCAGCAATAGTTTCTACCCTTTTTCTGGAAATACAGTAAACTATTCCTGAATCATTTTTATGCTCTGTTTTTATAAACTGCAAAAGCTGTTGTTGTTCTTTATCTTTAGTTTTAACAATGTATTCAATATTCGGTCTATCAAAGCTAGACACAAAAACTTTTCCCTTCTCAAGATTCAAGTTCTTGATAATATCTGTTCTAGTAATCTCATCTGCTGTTGCTGTTAAGGCAATTCTGGGGACTTTGGGAAATGTTTCCTTTAATGCAGAAAACTTTATATACTCTGGTCTAAAGTTATGACCCCATTGAGATACGCAATGAGCCTCATCAATAGCAAAAAGTGAAAGCTTGGATTGTTTTAAAAGCGACAGAAACTCCTCTGTATTTAGTTTTTCTGGAGAAACATAAACTAAATCTAGTTCATTTTTAAGTATTTTATCTTCAACTAATTTCTTTTCAGCAAAGCTTAAACTTGAATTTAAAAACTCTGCCTTAATCCCTAGATTTTTCAAGGCGGTTACCTGATCTTGCATGAGAGCAATTAAAGGAGAAACAACAATAGCAACGCCTTCAAGGCAGATAGCAGGAATTTGAAAACAAAGAGATTTCCCTCCGCCAGTAGGCATAAGAACTAGAGAATCATTTCCCTTTAATAAATGTTCAATAACTTCTAATTGTTTTCCTCGAAAGCTCTTGTATCCAAAAACTTTAGTTAATATCTCTAATGGATTTTCAATGTTAATTTTCTAGCTCTTTTCCTTTATAAAATATAATTGTTTTGTTTATTATACGTTAGCTGAGTGTTTAAATGAAGAAACTAACTTAACTAATATACCTACGACGATAGCTGTCATACTGCATGTGTTATAAGGAAGATAAACAAGCTTATGACCAGCTTTCCTTTAATAAATAGCCTTGCTCGCATATAATATAATTTATCAAACGAACTTTCTTGGGAAGTATTAAATAAATCGAAGGGATAAACATTGCAACAAACCCAAACCTTCCTCTTCTACGATCTAGAAACCTATGGTCTACACCCTCAAGTAGACCGCATTACCCAATTCGCTTGTGTGCGTACCAATGAAGACCTCGTTCCGATTGGTGAACCACTCGTTTTATTCTGCAAATTAACAGAAGACTATTTACCAGAAATAGAAGCCTCTTTAGTGCATGGGATTACTCCTAAATTTGTTATGGAAAACGGAATTTCTGAATATGAATTTGCTAAAAAAATACATAAAGAATTCAGCATTCCCAATACCTGCGTAGTAGGATATAACAATATTCGTTTTGATGATGAGTTTATTCGCAACCTTTTCTATCGCAATTTTTTTGATCCTTACTATCGAGAATGGGCTAACGGTAATTCTCGCTGGGATATCATAGATCTTATCCGCTTAGTTCATGATTTGCGCCCAGAAGGCATTAACTGGGTAATTAATGAAGACAACAAACCAAGCTTCAGGCTGGAAGAATTGACCGTAGCAAATAACTTAGAACACGCTGATGCCCATGATGCCTTATCAGACGTCTATGCAACTATTGCTTTATTAAAATTAATTAAAGAAATGCAACCAAAAACTTTTTCATTTTTTTATGCCAATCGCTTTAAACAAGAAATACTTAAATTGGTTTATCGTAGCCCTGAAGATATTTTTGTTCATACCTCTAATATGTTCACCTCTGTCAATGGATGCACAACTCTTATGACTCCTCTAATGCGACACCCCAAGAACAATAACTGTGTTCTAGCCTATGACCTGCGATATAGTCCAAATGAGCTCATAAACTCCTCTACAATAGATATTGAGAAGCGGCTGTTCACCAGAGACCTTGCTAATGAACAAAGAATCCACGTTAAGGGCGTACATATTAATAAATGCCCAATAGTAGCACCAATAGATGTTGTGGATGAAGCGTCTCTGAAAAGATTAAATATAGATATAGTTACCTGCAAAGACAATTTAAAATTAATAGAAAAAAACAAAGAAGCTATCAAGGAAAAATTAACTATAATTTACGAAAAAGAAATAGATATAAATGTCTCTGAAATAGATCCTGAACGTCAGATATATTCTGGTGGATTCTTTGATGATAAAGACAAACAAATGTTAGCTCAAATCCATTCTACTAAACCTGAAAAATTACTTAACTTAAAAAATAAATTTTTGGATAAACGTATCAGTGAACTATTGTGGCGTTTTGTTGCTAGAAACTTT contains the following coding sequences:
- the sbcB gene encoding exodeoxyribonuclease I, yielding MQQTQTFLFYDLETYGLHPQVDRITQFACVRTNEDLVPIGEPLVLFCKLTEDYLPEIEASLVHGITPKFVMENGISEYEFAKKIHKEFSIPNTCVVGYNNIRFDDEFIRNLFYRNFFDPYYREWANGNSRWDIIDLIRLVHDLRPEGINWVINEDNKPSFRLEELTVANNLEHADAHDALSDVYATIALLKLIKEMQPKTFSFFYANRFKQEILKLVYRSPEDIFVHTSNMFTSVNGCTTLMTPLMRHPKNNNCVLAYDLRYSPNELINSSTIDIEKRLFTRDLANEQRIHVKGVHINKCPIVAPIDVVDEASLKRLNIDIVTCKDNLKLIEKNKEAIKEKLTIIYEKEIDINVSEIDPERQIYSGGFFDDKDKQMLAQIHSTKPEKLLNLKNKFLDKRISELLWRFVARNFPEVLSKEDSIKWKKFCEDRLINPMIDEKPDIFVYKEKLETILSGQLSERDQNVLSSLSSYVNSLETSLK
- a CDS encoding ISL3 family transposase — protein: MDKKTLNKLINLPGYEVEEILFFNDEELHLLMGPSKKNIAICSFCKKPHIQGYHSEEIAIAEDHSISGRRVYLHIRKRKYRCPEDKRIHVEDTPWLKLFARITNRYVKQINRLTAITTNQEAGWYLGLNDEVVYRADKRALEEQAKEKLDPIPAGIHLSVDEVSYKKYHRYLTNVIDTDRKLVIWNAKGRKAEILDQYYQGIGKVNCEKIESVAMDGARTYISSTTRHAVNALIVYDKFHLAQKLNNTVDEVRKLELAKAKKNDNDELAEMMGCKQRFILLKNKDNLTSTQANNLEKICQINKPIYEAMLLKETFLQIYSMGDNFVDITNHLLDWFIQASNSNSKPFQLLANKLFEKIAYILNWFKQKISSAISEGFNNKIKRLKRMAYGYKDIDYFRLTIHQHCGLLNPRLAT
- the recQ gene encoding DNA helicase RecQ — translated: MNIENPLEILTKVFGYKSFRGKQLEVIEHLLKGNDSLVLMPTGGGKSLCFQIPAICLEGVAIVVSPLIALMQDQVTALKNLGIKAEFLNSSLSFAEKKLVEDKILKNELDLVYVSPEKLNTEEFLSLLKQSKLSLFAIDEAHCVSQWGHNFRPEYIKFSALKETFPKVPRIALTATADEITRTDIIKNLNLEKGKVFVSSFDRPNIEYIVKTKDKEQQQLLQFIKTEHKNDSGIVYCISRKRVETIAEFLKKEGFDVLPYHAGMDNKTRTINQERFIKEEAVIMVATIAFGMGIDKPDVRFVAHLDLPKSVEAYYQETGRAGRDGLPADAWMVYGLKDIVQLRQFIENSESPQSQKRLEHQKLNSLIAYVEAIHCRRTILLEYFGEESKHKCNNCDNCNEPPVTYDATIDAQKALSCIYRAQTERYGFGVGHIVNILIGKADEKIRNFQHDKLSTFGIGADVSDAQWRSIIRQLVILGYIDIDMQYSSLRTNAKTMKMLKDGGEKVELRKYILESKTKNKRNNTINKTSLTASEDINLFNELKKLRLSFAKQENMPPYIIFSDKSLIDMADKKPKTMKEMASISGVGDYKLNKYGMVFLEVVEKYS